In Mesorhizobium sp. 113-3-3, a genomic segment contains:
- a CDS encoding cytochrome-c peroxidase has protein sequence MASVQNAGRSLVKILFTTVAVALPAIAFAAQTIPVYLRETARATFKPLPSITPTVANNPITPEKIALGKAMFFDPRVSASGVLSCNSCHNLATGGDDNQESSIGHGWQKGPRNAPTVLNAVFNIAQFWDGRAEDLKVQAKAPIQAVVEMANTPGQLIATLKSMPQYVEWFNSAFPGEADRVTFENVAKAIEAFEATLVTPAPFDAFLNGDDAAMTSEQKQGLTLFMDKGCSSCHGGINVGGEGYSPFGLVEKPNTDVLPENDKGRFAVTHEADDSYVFRVAPLRNVALTAPYFHSGKVWDLKQAVAIMGTTQLGQELTEKEVDLLVAFLNSLTGKVPEVAYPVLPAETPTTPRPVLHILPQ, from the coding sequence ATGGCTTCCGTGCAAAACGCAGGGAGATCACTTGTGAAAATCCTATTCACTACGGTGGCTGTCGCGTTGCCGGCCATCGCTTTTGCTGCGCAAACGATCCCCGTATACCTCAGAGAAACAGCACGGGCCACCTTCAAGCCTCTACCATCCATCACGCCGACAGTCGCCAACAACCCGATCACACCGGAGAAGATAGCCCTAGGCAAGGCAATGTTCTTCGATCCACGCGTCTCGGCGTCAGGCGTCTTGTCGTGCAATTCGTGCCACAACTTGGCCACCGGGGGCGACGACAATCAAGAAAGCTCGATCGGCCATGGTTGGCAGAAGGGACCGCGCAACGCGCCGACGGTACTGAACGCTGTCTTCAACATAGCGCAGTTCTGGGATGGTCGTGCTGAAGACCTGAAGGTTCAGGCCAAGGCACCGATCCAAGCCGTTGTCGAAATGGCCAACACACCAGGTCAACTCATCGCCACGCTCAAGTCGATGCCGCAATATGTCGAGTGGTTCAATTCAGCTTTCCCGGGCGAAGCCGATCGCGTCACCTTCGAAAACGTCGCCAAGGCAATCGAAGCCTTTGAGGCGACACTGGTCACACCGGCGCCCTTCGATGCCTTCCTCAACGGCGATGACGCCGCTATGACTTCCGAACAGAAACAGGGCCTGACGCTTTTCATGGACAAAGGCTGCTCGTCCTGCCACGGCGGTATCAACGTGGGTGGGGAGGGCTATTCCCCATTCGGCCTCGTTGAAAAGCCCAACACCGATGTCCTGCCGGAAAACGACAAAGGCCGATTTGCCGTGACCCATGAAGCCGACGATTCCTATGTTTTCCGCGTGGCGCCGTTGCGCAACGTAGCACTCACCGCGCCATACTTTCATTCGGGCAAGGTTTGGGATCTGAAACAGGCCGTCGCCATTATGGGGACCACCCAGCTCGGCCAAGAATTGACGGAAAAAGAAGTCGACCTGCTCGTTGCCTTCCTTAATTCGCTGACCGGAAAAGTACCGGAGGTCGCCTATCCCGTCTTACCCGCCGAAACGCCGACAACGCCTCGACCTGTATTGCATATCCTCCCGCAATGA
- a CDS encoding transcriptional regulator, translated as MTATPFALPEAVLTAISNGKPVIQAYREHLGYSTEDIAVTSGLTVEEVGLIESGHCFDKGYRDRIARALGLAESIFDEISGIPNAA; from the coding sequence ATGACCGCAACGCCTTTCGCGCTGCCCGAGGCAGTGCTTACCGCAATCTCAAACGGAAAACCCGTAATTCAGGCATATCGGGAACATCTTGGCTATTCGACCGAGGACATTGCCGTGACCAGCGGTCTGACAGTCGAGGAGGTCGGGCTGATCGAATCTGGCCATTGTTTCGACAAGGGCTATCGCGATCGGATCGCTCGGGCGCTTGGCTTGGCTGAGAGTATCTTCGATGAAATCTCGGGTATCCCGAACGCTGCCTGA
- a CDS encoding mannose-1-phosphate guanylyltransferase/mannose-6-phosphate isomerase: protein MKVVPVIISGGAGSRLWPASRQSHPKPFLKVADGLSLIQHTVLRAASMQHVVELVTVTSTGHLFLTKDVFDELDSVVLPRTFLLEPEGRDTAAAVAAATVHAKATQGPDAVLCVFPADHMIGDLPAFQTAMNRAIEQALQGRIATLGITPDRPDTAFGYIEADGEKVVRFVEKPNAETAKSYVASKRFFWNAGIFCFKAQVMLDEMAAHCPQVIDAVLDSYDNARVSHGEHVASVELSSEHFAMAPRISLDHAVMEKTHNLAVVPCEMGWNDIGSWNAMAELVAADGSGNRIRGDVHVVDTVGSYISSDKRVIGTVGISDLVIVDSPDALLVASRDRVQDVKKLFEGLKAAGHEAHLLHSTVHRPWGTYTVLEESERFKIKRIEVKPGGRLSLQMHHHRSEHWVVVSGTAKIVNGDQELLLTTNQSTYIPCGHKHRLENPGNIGLVMIEVQSGEYLGEDDIVRLEDVYGRT, encoded by the coding sequence ATGAAAGTGGTTCCGGTCATCATCAGCGGTGGAGCTGGTTCGCGGCTCTGGCCCGCCTCAAGGCAATCGCACCCCAAACCTTTTCTCAAGGTGGCGGATGGACTTTCGCTCATCCAGCACACCGTGTTGCGCGCCGCTTCGATGCAGCATGTCGTGGAGCTTGTTACCGTGACGTCCACGGGGCACCTCTTCCTTACGAAAGACGTTTTCGACGAGCTGGATTCCGTTGTTTTGCCACGCACCTTTCTGCTTGAGCCTGAGGGTCGGGATACCGCCGCCGCCGTCGCTGCGGCAACCGTCCATGCCAAGGCAACACAGGGTCCCGATGCTGTTCTGTGTGTTTTTCCCGCCGACCATATGATTGGTGATCTGCCCGCATTTCAAACCGCCATGAACCGGGCAATCGAACAGGCGCTGCAGGGGCGTATCGCAACCTTGGGGATAACCCCGGATAGGCCAGACACCGCATTCGGCTACATCGAGGCCGACGGTGAGAAAGTTGTCCGGTTCGTCGAGAAACCGAACGCCGAGACTGCCAAATCTTATGTCGCGTCCAAACGTTTCTTCTGGAACGCCGGCATCTTCTGCTTCAAGGCGCAGGTCATGCTCGACGAAATGGCTGCGCATTGCCCGCAGGTGATCGATGCCGTTCTCGATAGCTATGATAATGCTCGCGTCAGCCACGGCGAACATGTTGCCAGCGTCGAACTCTCATCTGAGCACTTCGCCATGGCGCCGCGTATTTCACTCGACCATGCGGTGATGGAAAAAACCCACAATCTCGCTGTCGTTCCCTGCGAAATGGGGTGGAACGACATTGGATCTTGGAACGCAATGGCCGAACTGGTCGCCGCTGACGGGAGCGGCAACAGGATTCGCGGCGATGTCCATGTGGTCGACACCGTGGGCAGTTACATAAGCTCGGACAAACGCGTCATCGGCACCGTCGGCATCAGCGACCTGGTGATCGTGGATTCCCCCGATGCATTGCTGGTTGCATCCCGCGATCGCGTCCAGGACGTCAAGAAACTCTTCGAGGGACTCAAGGCTGCGGGACATGAAGCGCACTTGCTTCACAGTACCGTGCACCGGCCCTGGGGCACCTACACGGTTCTGGAGGAAAGCGAGCGCTTCAAGATCAAGCGCATCGAGGTGAAGCCGGGCGGACGCTTGAGCCTGCAGATGCACCATCACCGCTCCGAGCACTGGGTCGTGGTCAGCGGCACTGCGAAAATAGTCAACGGCGACCAGGAGCTACTCCTGACCACTAATCAATCCACCTATATCCCTTGCGGCCACAAACACCGGCTCGAAAACCCCGGCAATATCGGACTGGTGATGATCGAGGTACAAAGCGGCGAGTATCTCGGCGAAGATGACATCGTGCGGCTTGAGGACGTATACGGTCGAACGTGA
- a CDS encoding phosphomannomutase: protein MKFGSSGVRGLASELVGKASGLYTEAFAWRLISSRVQPNSSVFIGRDLRDSSQAIANNCMAALAANGFQPIDCGTIPTPALALYACKHGAAALMVTGSHIPADRNGIKFYGPNGEISKADEAAITRFVAERSIAYCLPTACLGTTWPMHREEAIASYRERAHDMLEPGSLSGMRLGVYQHSSVAAELLVQVLRSLGASVVAVGKTGTFVPVDTEAVDAATIAKLKKWVREFGLDAIVSTDADADRPLIADENGDLLRGDLVGLATALFLKADTIVTPVTSNSGISKALGFAVQRTKVGSPFVIEAMEALHGAGGVIVGFEANGGVLLGSDCVVNGKTLTALPTRDSFLPILAVLSTMASTKKKLSRLRGLWNLPVCASDRLQNFPAESSRRLMDHLASRNALQHFLASFGTVAEIDETDGLRARMLSGEIIHLRPSGNAPELRCYSEASTESRAMAIVASTLQGAHAFALTDEIEDL from the coding sequence ATGAAATTCGGGTCAAGCGGCGTTCGAGGTTTGGCTTCGGAATTGGTCGGCAAGGCCAGCGGACTTTATACCGAAGCTTTCGCTTGGCGTTTGATTTCCAGCCGGGTTCAGCCGAATAGTTCAGTCTTCATAGGCCGCGACCTACGTGACAGCAGTCAGGCGATAGCCAACAATTGCATGGCGGCGTTGGCCGCAAATGGTTTCCAGCCGATCGATTGCGGCACCATACCCACGCCTGCCCTGGCACTATATGCATGCAAACACGGCGCGGCGGCTCTTATGGTCACCGGGTCGCACATTCCAGCCGATCGCAATGGCATCAAATTCTATGGCCCGAATGGTGAAATCAGCAAGGCGGATGAGGCCGCGATTACGCGCTTTGTAGCCGAAAGATCAATTGCGTATTGCTTACCAACGGCTTGTCTGGGAACGACGTGGCCTATGCACCGTGAAGAAGCGATCGCCTCTTATCGAGAGCGCGCCCATGACATGCTGGAGCCGGGCTCACTTTCCGGCATGAGACTTGGTGTCTATCAGCACAGTTCGGTCGCGGCGGAACTGTTGGTACAGGTTCTTCGATCGCTCGGTGCCAGCGTGGTCGCCGTCGGGAAAACCGGGACCTTCGTACCTGTCGATACCGAAGCCGTGGACGCAGCAACAATCGCAAAATTGAAGAAGTGGGTCCGCGAATTCGGTCTCGATGCCATCGTGTCGACCGATGCGGACGCTGATCGGCCACTCATCGCTGATGAAAATGGCGATCTTCTTCGCGGCGACCTGGTTGGGCTTGCAACGGCTCTTTTCCTGAAGGCAGACACGATCGTGACGCCAGTGACCTCCAATTCGGGAATTTCGAAGGCCTTGGGTTTCGCGGTCCAGAGGACGAAAGTCGGGTCTCCATTTGTCATTGAAGCAATGGAAGCATTACACGGCGCCGGCGGCGTCATCGTCGGCTTTGAGGCCAATGGTGGTGTTCTGCTGGGCTCGGATTGTGTCGTGAATGGGAAGACATTGACTGCACTGCCGACGCGGGACTCATTCCTCCCGATTTTGGCCGTGCTCAGTACCATGGCGTCGACAAAAAAGAAGCTGTCGCGACTGCGCGGGCTTTGGAATCTTCCTGTGTGCGCCAGTGACCGGCTTCAGAACTTCCCCGCGGAAAGTTCGCGCAGATTGATGGATCATCTCGCAAGCCGGAACGCACTGCAGCACTTTCTTGCCTCGTTCGGGACCGTCGCCGAAATTGACGAAACCGATGGCCTCAGGGCGCGGATGCTTTCAGGTGAGATCATACATCTGCGGCCTTCCGGCAATGCCCCGGAACTGCGCTGCTACTCGGAAGCTTCGACCGAGAGCAGGGCCATGGCGATCGTCGCCTCGACGCTGCAAGGGGCACATGCGTTCGCGCTTACAGACGAGATAGAGGACCTTTGA
- a CDS encoding Fic family protein has protein sequence MFAFGFVYIHPFEDGNGRIHRYLIHHVLAMHSFNRREWCFPSRPRSWTRSTSTGACWRAIRSAFCHWSNGNRRRNSTSGC, from the coding sequence ATCTTCGCCTTCGGCTTTGTCTACATCCATCCGTTCGAGGACGGAAACGGCCGCATTCACCGCTACCTGATCCACCACGTCCTTGCCATGCACAGCTTCAATCGCCGGGAGTGGTGTTTCCCGTCTCGGCCGCGATCCTGGACCAGATCGACGAGTACAGGCGCGTGCTGGAGAGCAATTCGAAGCGCCTTCTGCCATTGGTCGAATGGGAACCGACGCCGCAATTCAACGTCCGGGTGCTGA
- the queC gene encoding 7-cyano-7-deazaguanine synthase QueC, translating into MKALVICSGGLDSVSLAHKVATEQKLIGLLSFDYGQRHKKELGFAAICAKRLAVPHQIVDIRDVGRNLSGSALTDNVDVPDGHYAEDSMRITVVPNRNAIMLAIAFGVAAAKKADAVATAVHGGDHFIYPDCRPAFIDAFQTMQNHALAGYADIRLYAPYVNMSKADIVSEGAKYATPFEATWSCYKGGARHCGRCGTCVERREAFDLAGITDPTDYEDADFWLHAIQTRSA; encoded by the coding sequence ATGAAAGCCCTCGTCATCTGCTCCGGCGGATTGGACTCTGTTTCGCTCGCTCACAAGGTGGCGACCGAGCAGAAACTCATTGGCCTGCTTTCGTTCGATTACGGCCAGAGGCACAAAAAGGAACTCGGCTTTGCCGCTATCTGCGCCAAGCGGCTGGCTGTTCCGCACCAGATCGTCGATATCCGCGATGTTGGCCGGAACCTGAGCGGCTCGGCGCTGACTGATAATGTGGACGTGCCCGACGGGCACTATGCCGAAGACTCCATGAGGATCACGGTGGTGCCGAATAGGAACGCCATCATGCTGGCCATCGCCTTCGGGGTTGCCGCCGCGAAGAAGGCCGATGCGGTGGCCACTGCCGTCCACGGCGGAGATCATTTCATCTATCCCGATTGCCGGCCCGCTTTTATCGACGCCTTTCAGACGATGCAGAACCATGCCCTCGCAGGCTACGCCGATATCCGCCTGTACGCTCCGTATGTGAATATGTCGAAGGCCGACATCGTCAGCGAGGGGGCAAAGTACGCCACACCGTTCGAGGCGACGTGGTCCTGCTACAAGGGCGGTGCACGTCATTGCGGTCGCTGCGGGACATGCGTCGAACGGCGCGAAGCATTCGATCTGGCCGGCATCACCGACCCGACAGATTATGAGGACGCAGACTTCTGGCTCCACGCTATCCAGACAAGGAGCGCGTGA
- the queD gene encoding 6-carboxytetrahydropterin synthase QueD encodes MFRITKEFHFSASHQLTSLPPDHQCARLHGHNYIVVVELSGGELDEHGFVRDYQDLAAFKHYIDGTFDHRHLNDVLGHDHATAECLARHFYDWCKVRLPETSAVRVSETPKTWAEYRP; translated from the coding sequence ATGTTCCGCATTACCAAAGAGTTCCACTTCTCGGCCTCGCATCAGCTCACCTCCTTGCCACCAGATCATCAGTGCGCACGTCTGCACGGCCACAACTACATCGTCGTAGTGGAGCTTTCAGGTGGCGAACTGGACGAACACGGCTTTGTGCGCGACTACCAAGATCTGGCGGCGTTCAAGCACTACATCGATGGGACGTTCGACCATCGGCATCTTAACGACGTGCTGGGGCATGACCATGCCACAGCGGAATGTCTGGCCAGGCACTTCTACGACTGGTGCAAGGTGCGGCTACCCGAAACCTCCGCCGTGCGGGTGAGCGAGACGCCGAAAACCTGGGCGGAATACCGACCATGA
- the queE gene encoding 7-carboxy-7-deazaguanine synthase QueE codes for MTCALHPGIRVSEIFGPTIQGEGVLIGLPTVFVRTGGCDYRCSWCDSLHAVDRRFRHDWEMMSSDAVWQKVIALSGGQPVMVSLSGGNPAIQPLGQLIDRGHGEGYRFALETQGSVSKQWFADLDVLVLSPKPPSSEMTTDWAAFDACLEAAQDKPQTALKLVVFDEDDYAYAKDAAARYPQLPVYLQPGNHTPPRPGNEDGFIDMAGVMRRMEWLVEKVTRDRWFEARVLPQLHVLLWGNKRGV; via the coding sequence ATGACTTGCGCGTTGCATCCCGGAATCCGGGTGAGCGAGATTTTTGGGCCGACCATTCAGGGCGAAGGCGTGCTGATCGGCTTGCCGACGGTGTTCGTAAGAACCGGCGGGTGCGATTATCGCTGTTCCTGGTGCGACAGCCTGCATGCGGTGGACCGTCGCTTCCGCCATGATTGGGAGATGATGTCTTCCGACGCGGTTTGGCAAAAGGTCATTGCACTTTCCGGCGGTCAGCCCGTGATGGTATCGCTGTCGGGCGGCAATCCGGCCATCCAGCCGCTTGGCCAGTTGATCGACCGCGGGCATGGTGAGGGCTACCGTTTTGCATTGGAAACCCAAGGTTCGGTGTCTAAGCAATGGTTCGCGGATCTCGACGTGCTGGTACTCAGCCCCAAGCCGCCCTCAAGTGAAATGACGACAGATTGGGCCGCGTTCGACGCCTGCTTAGAGGCGGCGCAGGATAAGCCGCAGACGGCGCTCAAGCTCGTCGTCTTCGACGAAGATGACTATGCCTATGCCAAAGACGCCGCGGCGCGCTACCCGCAATTACCCGTCTATCTGCAGCCCGGCAATCACACGCCGCCGCGTCCCGGCAACGAAGACGGGTTCATCGACATGGCCGGTGTGATGAGGCGCATGGAATGGCTGGTTGAAAAAGTGACCCGTGACAGGTGGTTCGAGGCGCGTGTACTGCCGCAGCTTCATGTTCTGCTCTGGGGAAACAAACGGGGCGTCTAG
- the thiC gene encoding phosphomethylpyrimidine synthase ThiC: MNALTPAVSTGPLPASRKIHKSGVLHPQIRVPMREISVHPTAGEPPVIVYDPSGPYTDPTVETSIEKGLARLRHEWITARGDVEAYDGRHVRPEDNGFAVGERLTPEFPIRNRPLRARSGKAVTQLAYARAGIITPEMEFVAIRENLGREMLRGTLQRDGEAFGASIPDLVTPEFVRDEVARGRAIIPANINHPESEPMIIGRNFLVKINANIGNSAVTSSMAEEVEKMVWAIRWGADTVMDLSTGRNIHNIREWIVRNAPVPIGTVPLYQALEKVNGIAEDLSWEVYRDTLIEQAEQGVDYFTIHAGVRLHYIPLTVDRVTGIVSRGGSIMAKWCLHHHRESFLYEHFAEICDICRAYDVSFSLGDGLRPGSIADANDAAQFAELETLGELTKIAWAKDCQVMIEGPGHVPMHKIKENMDKQLAVCGEAPFYTLGPLTTDIAPGYDHITSGIGAAMIGWFGTAMLCYVTPKEHLGLPDRNDVKIGVITYKIAAHAADLGKGHPAAKVRDDALSRARFEFRWEDQFNLSLDPETARSFHDQTLPKEAHKLAHFCSMCGPKFCSMRISHDIRAEAQKEGMAAMAAKYREGGDLYVPADETGTPLVPEAHERS, translated from the coding sequence ATGAATGCCCTCACCCCCGCCGTGTCGACGGGACCACTGCCCGCCTCGCGGAAAATCCACAAATCCGGCGTCCTCCACCCGCAGATCAGGGTGCCGATGCGCGAAATCTCCGTTCATCCAACGGCCGGCGAGCCGCCCGTCATCGTCTACGATCCATCAGGCCCCTATACCGACCCGACAGTCGAAACCAGCATTGAAAAGGGCCTCGCCCGGCTTCGCCATGAATGGATTACCGCGCGCGGCGATGTCGAAGCCTATGACGGCCGCCATGTCCGGCCGGAAGACAATGGATTCGCGGTGGGTGAGCGCCTGACGCCGGAATTTCCCATTCGCAATCGGCCGCTCAGGGCCAGGTCAGGTAAGGCGGTGACGCAGCTTGCCTATGCCCGCGCCGGCATCATCACGCCTGAAATGGAGTTCGTCGCCATCCGCGAGAACCTCGGCCGCGAGATGCTGCGCGGCACGCTGCAACGCGACGGCGAAGCCTTCGGCGCATCGATCCCCGACCTCGTCACGCCGGAATTCGTGCGTGACGAGGTGGCTCGCGGGCGCGCAATCATTCCCGCCAACATCAATCATCCCGAGAGCGAGCCGATGATCATCGGCCGCAATTTCCTGGTCAAGATCAACGCCAATATCGGCAACTCGGCGGTCACCTCCTCGATGGCCGAGGAGGTCGAAAAGATGGTCTGGGCGATCCGCTGGGGCGCCGATACGGTGATGGACCTCTCGACCGGCCGCAACATCCACAACATCCGCGAATGGATCGTGCGCAATGCGCCGGTGCCGATCGGCACGGTGCCTCTCTATCAGGCGCTCGAAAAGGTCAACGGCATCGCCGAGGATCTGAGCTGGGAGGTCTACCGCGACACGCTGATCGAACAGGCCGAACAGGGCGTCGACTATTTCACCATCCACGCAGGCGTGCGGCTGCACTACATCCCGCTGACGGTCGACCGGGTCACGGGTATCGTGTCGCGCGGCGGGTCGATCATGGCCAAATGGTGCCTGCACCATCACCGGGAGAGCTTCCTTTACGAGCATTTCGCCGAAATCTGCGACATCTGCCGCGCCTATGACGTGTCCTTTTCGCTCGGCGACGGCCTTCGTCCCGGCTCGATCGCCGACGCCAACGACGCGGCGCAATTCGCCGAGCTGGAAACGCTCGGCGAGCTGACGAAGATCGCCTGGGCCAAGGATTGCCAGGTGATGATCGAGGGGCCCGGCCACGTGCCGATGCACAAGATCAAGGAGAACATGGACAAGCAACTCGCCGTCTGCGGCGAGGCGCCTTTCTATACGCTTGGACCGCTGACGACCGACATCGCGCCGGGTTACGACCACATCACCTCAGGTATCGGCGCCGCCATGATCGGCTGGTTCGGCACCGCCATGCTCTGCTACGTCACACCGAAGGAACATCTCGGCCTTCCCGATCGCAACGACGTCAAGATTGGCGTGATCACCTACAAGATCGCAGCACACGCCGCCGACCTAGGGAAGGGGCATCCGGCGGCGAAAGTCAGGGATGACGCCCTTTCCCGCGCGCGCTTCGAGTTCCGCTGGGAGGACCAGTTCAACCTGTCGCTCGATCCCGAAACAGCGCGGTCCTTCCACGACCAGACCTTGCCCAAGGAAGCGCACAAGCTGGCGCATTTCTGCTCGATGTGCGGGCCGAAATTCTGCTCGATGCGGATTTCCCACGACATTCGTGCCGAAGCGCAGAAGGAGGGCATGGCGGCGATGGCGGCGAAATACCGCGAGGGCGGCGATCTCTACGTGCCGGCGGACGAGACCGGCACACCGCTGGTGCCGGAGGCGCATGAGCGGTCATGA
- the thiO gene encoding glycine oxidase ThiO, which translates to MRVLVKGAGVAGLTAAFELATRGAAVTVAETRHGLGGNASWFAGGMLAPWCERESAEQPVLDLGRDAADWWEAATPGQVTRAGTLVVAAPRDAGELDRFASRTSGHRRVDEDEIALLEPDLAGRFRRGLLFSDEAHLDPRQAMAALHDRLAAMGVEFHFCADAPAVSGFGRQIDCTGMSAVDGRLRGVRGEMLILRTPDVSLSRPVRLLHPRFPLYMVPRTDHRFMIGATMIESQSTGPVTARSMMELLGAAYALHPAFGEAEIVETGVGVRPAFPDNLPRVEASGDTVAINGLYRHGFLLAPAMARQAADLVFNQDGTKEPTHETDGQRRSA; encoded by the coding sequence ATGAGGGTGCTGGTCAAAGGGGCCGGCGTCGCCGGTCTCACCGCAGCCTTCGAACTCGCCACGCGCGGCGCGGCGGTGACAGTTGCTGAGACAAGACATGGCCTCGGCGGCAATGCGTCGTGGTTCGCCGGCGGCATGCTGGCGCCATGGTGCGAGCGCGAAAGCGCCGAGCAACCGGTGCTGGATCTCGGACGCGATGCCGCCGACTGGTGGGAGGCGGCAACGCCCGGGCAGGTGACGCGGGCCGGAACACTGGTCGTGGCCGCGCCGCGCGATGCGGGCGAACTCGACCGGTTCGCCAGCCGCACGTCGGGTCATCGGCGCGTCGATGAGGATGAAATCGCGTTGCTGGAGCCCGACCTCGCCGGCCGCTTCCGCCGCGGACTGCTCTTCTCCGACGAAGCCCATCTCGACCCGCGCCAGGCGATGGCGGCACTTCATGACAGGCTGGCGGCGATGGGAGTCGAATTCCACTTCTGCGCCGATGCCCCGGCTGTTTCCGGGTTCGGTCGTCAAATCGACTGCACGGGAATGTCCGCCGTCGATGGAAGGCTGCGTGGCGTTCGTGGCGAGATGCTGATCCTGCGTACGCCTGATGTCTCGCTGTCGCGCCCGGTCCGGCTGCTTCATCCGCGCTTTCCGCTCTATATGGTGCCACGCACCGACCACCGTTTCATGATCGGCGCGACGATGATCGAGAGCCAGTCCACTGGACCTGTCACGGCTCGTTCAATGATGGAGCTTTTGGGCGCGGCCTATGCCCTCCATCCGGCCTTTGGCGAGGCCGAGATCGTTGAAACCGGTGTCGGCGTTCGTCCGGCCTTTCCCGACAACCTGCCCCGCGTCGAAGCGAGCGGAGACACCGTCGCGATCAATGGGCTCTATCGTCACGGTTTTCTCCTCGCCCCCGCCATGGCGCGCCAAGCTGCCGACCTGGTTTTCAATCAAGACGGAACCAAGGAACCTACTCATGAAACTGATGGTCAACGGCGAAGCGCGTGA
- the thiS gene encoding sulfur carrier protein ThiS: protein MKLMVNGEAREVAATTLAALLAALDYEGDWLATAVNSDVVHKARRAEFQLSDGDRIEILSPMQGG from the coding sequence ATGAAACTGATGGTCAACGGCGAAGCGCGTGAGGTTGCCGCCACCACGCTGGCGGCGCTGCTTGCGGCGCTCGACTATGAGGGCGATTGGCTGGCGACGGCCGTCAACAGCGACGTCGTGCACAAAGCCCGGCGGGCAGAATTCCAGTTGAGCGACGGCGACCGGATCGAAATCCTCTCGCCCATGCAGGGAGGCTAG
- a CDS encoding thiazole synthase — protein MLELFGTPLPSRLLLGTAQYPSPAILADAVKASGTSVVTVSLRREMAGGRAGERFWSLIRSLGTKILPNTAGCHSVKEAVTTARMARDVFGTSWIKLEVIGSHDTLQPDVFGLVEGARILCEDGFSVFPYTTDDLVVAERLLEAGCRVLMPWCAPIGSALGPVNMTALRSMRGHFPDVPLIVDAGLGRPSHAATVMELGFDAVLLNTAVARAADPVGMARAFGKAVDAGREAFSSGLLEPREVAVPSTPIFGRAVFS, from the coding sequence ATGCTGGAGCTTTTCGGGACGCCACTTCCCTCCCGCCTGCTTCTCGGCACGGCTCAGTATCCGTCGCCGGCCATCCTCGCCGACGCGGTGAAGGCGTCGGGGACGTCGGTGGTGACCGTCTCCTTGCGGCGGGAGATGGCAGGCGGCAGGGCCGGCGAAAGATTCTGGTCGCTGATCCGCTCACTCGGCACGAAAATCCTGCCCAATACTGCCGGCTGCCATTCGGTCAAGGAAGCGGTCACGACCGCGAGGATGGCGCGCGACGTCTTCGGTACGAGCTGGATCAAGCTCGAAGTGATCGGCAGCCACGACACGCTGCAGCCAGACGTGTTCGGCCTGGTCGAAGGCGCCCGCATCCTGTGCGAAGATGGCTTTTCGGTATTCCCCTATACCACCGACGACCTTGTCGTGGCCGAACGGCTGCTGGAGGCGGGCTGCAGGGTCTTGATGCCGTGGTGCGCGCCGATCGGTTCCGCCCTCGGACCGGTCAACATGACGGCACTGCGCTCGATGCGCGGACATTTCCCTGACGTCCCGCTGATCGTGGATGCAGGCCTCGGGCGACCGTCACACGCCGCAACGGTCATGGAGCTCGGTTTCGACGCCGTGCTCCTGAACACGGCGGTCGCCAGGGCGGCCGATCCGGTCGGCATGGCGCGTGCGTTCGGCAAGGCGGTCGATGCCGGTCGCGAAGCCTTCAGTTCAGGATTGCTCGAGCCACGCGAGGTCGCCGTGCCGTCGACGCCGATATTCGGCAGGGCGGTTTTCTCATGA